ATCTAAAATCGTCCTGTCCACGTTTATACTTTGCGCTAAAACCGGCATTGCCCAGAAAGTCCTGCAACCCACAGCGTTCAAAAAAATCAGAGTGTCCCTTTTGTACTCGGGACATCATCGCGTCCGGGCACCAGTGCCACACTCTCGCCGAGTGCCACACCGAATGCCTTGAAGACTGCCTCGCATTTGTGGTGATCATTCACCCCGGAAAAGATCACGTGCGCCGTAATCCCTGCATTGATGCAGAGGCTGTAGAAGAAATGTTCAAAGAGATCATTGGGAATACCCCCGGTCACAATCCCCGTAAACGCACCCTCCATCACCAGATACCCGCGACCGCCGACATCCAGGGCCGCCGTTGCCCGGGACTCATCCATCGGAATAATCGCATGAGC
The window above is part of the Methanocorpusculum vombati genome. Proteins encoded here:
- the hisB gene encoding imidazoleglycerol-phosphate dehydratase HisB, whose protein sequence is MRSAEVVRETKETHVRVVFNPDQRGEIAVDTGLAFFDHMLNSFARHGGFSLTVAAKGDLEVDPHHTIEDTGIVLGSAIREAVGDGRGIRRFAHAIIPMDESRATAALDVGGRGYLVMEGAFTGIVTGGIPNDLFEHFFYSLCINAGITAHVIFSGVNDHHKCEAVFKAFGVALGESVALVPGRDDVPSTKGTL